ATGTAGCTTCAGCAATACAATGGCATTGAAGATGTCTGTAAGTGTGCGTCTATATTGATGCAAAATAATGATTGCGACAATGTAGCAGGTCAAACAAAGAAGGAATTATCTTCCAATATATTTATGTGGTTTTTGGTCCTAAGAATGATAAGAGAATTACCTCAAAATCCCATTCTCCATACAAGTTTGGGTCATTTTTGTCACACCAGACATAAGTATGAACTCGTAAGTTCTCAGAACTATCCTGCAAAGAAATCATTAACCTTTATTTTCAGCACTCCCTACAAATGCACAAACATATAGGCATGTACAAGTACTATCACATATTCACAATTCATCCAAACAACACAGGACATATATGTTCCCTAAGACCATAAAATCGATAAGCAGTCCAACACCATCACATAAGATGCATCAGAATTGTAAGTTGGATAAACCGAGAGAAATGAAAGAGTGATTCTTGATCCAAAATATGATAGTAATATCAGATTCACCATCAAAGCGACATCAAAAGCTCTGATCTCATTCAAGGGAAAGAATCTGATGAAAAGTTTATGAAGCAGTCCAATTCCATCACAACAAAAGGCATCAAAATTTCAAGTAATTTGCCAGCTGGCCCTTGAACTAGAACAAGTGAGAGTGTTATACCATCAAAGAGACCTCAACAGTGCTCCTCTGATACTCAACATCCTCAAACTCATCCAAAATATGCAATTCAGGATCTGTGATGCCTAATAAGACCTGCACAAAAAACCACACCTTCTCAATCAAACATTACCTATCATGAAATCTTTATCCACAATTGGTCACACAGCTTACCTTGCCGGTAACCTTCTTATTCTCAACCGGTAGAATCGCCGGATAAACACGTCCTTTGATGCTGTACCTATGACTACAACACATTCCACGTTCTTCAATCAATCAAATTTCCATTTCTTGTCTCAAACACAAAAGCAAAGAGATTCATGACTTACTAGCCATTGAGAGTAGCAGTAGCGGATTGAGGGACTCGATTCAAGAGGACTCGACAGACGTCCTCCGCCATCAGGCTGCCGTAGACGAACACGTTGTGGCCGACGCTCGGAGAGTTCGCCATCGCCACTGAACTCATCTCTCTCTGACGAGAAGAGAACAAAACTTTTTCTCCTTTATAAACAAGTAACCAAAACGACGTCGAATTATCATGTGGTTATTTTTTGACACTGGGATTACTCGGATTAGGTCGTCTCAGTTCATTATAAACGACATCTGAATTTCTTAATACAATGATTTATTTGTTCGGGAGAGTTGTGAGTTAAGAGAGTTTTGCAGAGGCAAGGTGTTAAACAATCTAAGCAGGTTTAGCGCTTGGAAGATTTTACTGTTGTTGAGTTCAACTGTTTCGATATCAAGAACTGAATTGAGAAGAATTACACAACGAATGTCACATTAGCTACGGTTTAACATTCGCAGAGGAACCAGCATACAACTAAATCACAGGCGTAAAACAATTCCCCATGGAGTTCAACATCATGCAACCACAATCCTATTGGTAGCCTCATAGCCTCATTCGGTCATAGGGGCAGGGCCATCACCAGCAGCCAAGATGTCCAGAAGAGAGTTCTGGGGCTCCAACTCTTCATGCCACAGTGGCAGTGTGTCACCGGGGTAGAAGTTTCTCTTCACTCCCTCAGAATTAATCTGCAAAACCATACGAACAAGAATGGCCAAATGTCAATTCATGGTCATGTATCATGCATGTTGCATACATAAGCTAGGACCTGCTTAGTCACAATTAGAGTTAATGGAAAACATACCACAACGGTGCGGACAACACCACCACTGGCGCCATCTCGAGCAATGGCCAGTGAAACAGCCTTTACAACCAACGCCTGCCATAAGGCACAAAAGGGCTGTTAACAACCGCACACAAACCGTAAAACAATCCCTTTTTTCCACTAGCTGAACTACTGAACATCAACTCTTACAGTGAAAGCTTGAAAGATATCATACCTACCTACATGTAGTGTATAGGGTCCATAAAATGAAAAAAGTTCTACTGATCTGTTTTTATTTTATGTTTTTTACATGAAGCTTCCAGTCATTTAGGGGATTAAAACAAAACAAAGTCAAGTCCCATGATTCATGACCAACTTGTTTCAAGCTAATTACTCGGCAAATCAACTTCAAACATCAAGAGATACATACCTCTGCTTCCTCCTTGGTCATTCCTTCTTTCCATGCTTGATCAAAGAACCCATACAAGTAACTAGAGCCAGACCCTATAACAAAAGTATGTTGGTCAAAACACCAGACAGGCAAAAGTATCGCAATGAGCCTCCCAAATAAATGAAAATCACATCAAGAGATAACCAAAGCATGCTCTTGAAACCAGTCTCACGATATAGAGTGTTTCAATTTCAATCGCCAGTAAATATAAGACATTTTCATTAACCACAAGATGAATTCTCGGGATGTACTTCAGGCACATCTAACATTTCCAAGCACATGTATACTAGCCAAATCCAAGTTGATGATAATCCATAAGTTCACAATTATTCTAACACAAGACCATAACTCACTAAAGATCTAATTCCAACTGATGAACAATATGCCGTACTGTTCTGCATACAAAGACAAACTCACTTGCACAACGTATACTGCCTATAGTATGAAAATTGTACAACTAGCTTTTAAAGAGCTTTAGTATGCATACCTCCGATGGCAAAGGGCGCCTCTACAACTGTGCCACCAAGAGGAACACCGTAGATCTTTCCCCCTTCATACTTGTCCCACCCGCCAACAATCAAACCGGTTTGCAACATGTTCTGCCAAGCCAAAACAACATTTCAAAACACAAACTACTACCTGAACTACAAAATAAGCTCACACCATAACAACAATAGCTGAAAAGCTAACCAAAACAAACCTTGTTGCCATAGGACAATAGCCTTATGAGATTCGCAGCGACTTTGACAGTGGCAGGCTGCCCTAGCTGAATGCTGTACAATCACAAACACACAATTAAACCCAAAACCGCAATACAAATAGTTAACAAGCATAAACAAAAGGCGCAGAGGCAAAAGTGACTGACGTGTGCTGGTGGAGAAAGTGCCTCACATAGTCGGAAACAACTTGTGAATCTGCAGCCTGCAAAATGCGAAATCTCGGAAGGTTAAACAATCGATCAAAACAGACAAACTGAATAAACTCTAGCAGTAACAAAGCTGAGAATCGTACTGATCCAGAACGACACACATAGACATTGTCTGTGAGCTGCGTGATTTTATCAGAGCACCGATTCGCAACATAGACACCTAAAACCATAACAAACAGATACACAGAATTACAAATCAAGCAATAAATTCTATAAATTTGAAGCGGAAAAAGTTAGGGTTTTTATGAGAGAGAGAGAGAGAGACTGACCGGTGGAGGTTCGGGAATCGGCGCCGAGGACGACGCCGCCGTCGTAGGTGACACCGATGATGGTGGTGCCCATGGAGTGAGGGGCGTTGAGGTTCATATCGTCCATTGATGAGTGAGACATGGCTTCTGGTTTTGGTTTGCTGAGAATGAAAATTTGGAGAGAGAGAGTGAAAGAGGGGTTTTTGATCTGTTTATTCAGAATGACTTTCTGAACAAGTTGTTTCTCTTATTTGGGTTTTAGACCCAACATTGTGTGTTGTAAACAAATCCATGTTTGGGCCGGAGATGTAGTTTCTTTCCGTTTCGAGTTGGGCTTGCAAATAATGGAGCCCCACAAGTTCTAAATGTGTCGTATAATTTTGCGACTAATATACAGAAGCAAATCTACCACCCACATTTAACTTGTCAATCTTAATGAGCATCATCTAAATTAATGTTAGGTACCCTTAATGTTACATGTAAGAGACGGTAGACTTTGTGGTGGACAAGTTAGAGGTAGGTGATGAATTTACATCCCTAATATTCACTTGATCATGATTAATATGTAGATCCTCGACTCTCGCCTATGGTTATAACTTATATCATTGTCATCATCAAAGAAAAATTGAGTGGCTTTCAAAATGTGACATGATAGACCGAACGCATTGGATTGAATACGTTTACGTGGTTGGATTACTAAAACTGAAAATGTGAGTACCGGAAGCCTTGGGGTGTGCCGAAGTTAGATCAATGGTTCAATCTGCAACAAGATAGATGAGATGATATTCATTTATCACCAGACTGTTTTCTGTTATGAAGACGGTCAGATTTTTGCAACCATTCTTTCCAAGGACTAAAGACTTGACTTCGTTTGAAGAACGAATTCTTTGATTGAATTATGGTCAGGTCAAGTTTGGCCGATTACTTGCCCAGTTCTACATTCTGTTTATGCTGCTACAGAGAAGTCTGCATTTGAAACTCGGAATTGATTTGTTCACACATCATCCTAGTTCTCACATGATAACAGAAACTGAGAAACATAAATGGAAGAAACTAAATTTCATTGAAACGTTCTGTAAATTAAACTCATCGAGACTGTTACATTTGCATATCGTTTGAAAAAGAAAGAAACATAAAAGAACAACAGTTGTTAGTGATCCTCATTCCTGACAATTCCAAACCAAAGCTTCTGCCGCACCTCAAACCTAATACCTATGAGGTTAGATGGATTCCCTGATTATCAAACGGAAAGGCCGTCTGCTGTGAAATCAAACTAAAGATAAAACTGATCGACCCTGGGCACAGGCTCCTCAACTCCTCAACTTGACTGATCTTCTTTCCTTAACTCTTAGATGTCACGAGACTATGAGTCCATGGCAATGGCTTCAGGAAGAGGATGCAAGTGAATGACTGGGATGTGGGACTTGAGTGGGATGTGGGTAGGTCCAGTCAACTTCTTATCCTTTGGAATTCCCTTCCCAACAATTCCAAGTACATTCCTCACCTCATTTGCAAGCTCTATAATATAATCCTCTTCATGGCCTGTTCATGTCAACAATTCTTATGTTAGTCCCCTGTTTAAAACAGTAAAGAAGTGTGTTTGATTGGTCTCATTGTAATTTTGACCATCTGTTATGTGGATGTGTAAAAAGATTGCTCACCAATATCAAACATAGCCTTTTCCAGCAGAAATAAGTACTCTCTGTTGTTTCCACATGGCCCAGAAGCAGTTGCAATTTGTCTGCAGAATACAGAAAAACAGGAACAGTTGAGATGCCAATCTTCGGTACAATAACAATTGCAATATAATCACCACCACCAGTACAATAAAAGGAAAGAAAAGTGTCATCTGCTTTACCTTGCCATATCCTCCAGTGGAGCAGGACCCAAGTAATACTTGTTTGATTCTTTGTCTGGAGTAGATGTGAAACTGCATATATGAGAATATAAAGATCAGGAAAGTCATTCACAAAACGTTTAAATTTCTCTTGGTAAATAAATGGAAATAAAATGATATGTTGCAATGCAACTTACACAATGACTCCTGTCAAAGAAGGCTCATCAGAGAAGTCCCCTTCCTATATCAAACAGAGCACATGTTAAGGCTAATTGTAGAGATCAATAATTCAAAGGTTGAAACTATACAATCAGAAGTGGCATGACAGACAATGCTGTATCTTAAACAAATCTTACCTTGTAAAAGTTCACAAGAGTCTTTGCATCATATTCGCATTCTCTCTTTTCCAAGTACTGCAAAAGGAAAAAACAAAATGTATCAATATAATTCCAAACAATACGAATTCGGATAAGTAAACAGCACTTTTAGTTAGGGGGATAAGTAGGTATCCCACACTTCTATCTCAGTTCACATATATTTTTCCCAGTTCCACAAACACTCTAAGTTTGCCTACATCACTACAATACTAATAAAGTTTACTATTAAAGAAACATTACCTCCATAGCAAGTCTTTCCTTTTCAGGGCCGCCACGCACAGAGTAAGCAGCACCCCACTGTTGAAAGAGGAGTTGCAAAGTCAGTAATAGATAATAATTATGCATTTGCTTAAAACACATCAGCCTAAGATCACGCATTAAGATGTACTTACGCAAATAGCCCCTTCTTGGTGTTCCAATGTGCAAGTTCTTGCAGGGTGCTCAGGTGTACCCCGATGATCAATGCAAGCTAATAAATCAATAAATAATTATCAGAACCAATCTATTCGGAGTCGGATAGTATTACAGTATGCACATTATTGTCTTCCACAAGGAGAGAGAGAGAGAGAGAGAGAGAGAGAGAGAGAGAGAGAGAGAGANANNNNNNNNNNNNNNNNNNNNGAGAGAGAGAGAGAAGAGGATCAATACCAAGATCGAAAACACGCTTGTAGTCCTTGATGAAACCTATCACTTTCTCGTCGTACTCGAAACCAGGGTTCCACACAAGTGAACCATATCCAAAAACCCAGAACACCATCCTTTGGTTGTATGACTCCTGAAATGCACAGTGAAAAAGAAAATTGTTTAAATCATCGCAACCTATGAGCTCAATTACAGCCATAGCTCTTCAACCAGAACCCATTTGAGCCTAGATAATCACCGACATTGCTATTTGAGCAAACAGCCCAAACACAAGTATAACAACCCGAAAATCTCACACATCTATCTATCATAAATTGTCTTTCAACAAGAAAAACAAATATAATAAGGGAAATCGGAGCTTACGATTTAGAAATTACAAGGAAGCGTCTGGGACTCTGGGGTAATCTGACGGACGGAGAAAGCTGAGTGAGAAGATTTGAAGCTGGTATTTAGAGTTTTCGGGGATAAAAATGGCGACAAAGAGAGAAACGAGAAGATTTGAAGCTAAACGCGATTAGGGTTTAGCTTCAGAATTTGGGGCTTTTTTTTCCTTTCTCGTTGTGTTTCTCTCTCTCTCTCTGTCCGCGGTTGGTTTGGTTTGGTTTGGTCTCGTGACGAAGAGGGAGAGATATATGCCCGTTTTATAAGGGGGAGAGGGAAAATCTGAAGACTCGGCGAAGTGTACACCCCGTGCCTTGCCACGTGATCTAATTGTTTATTGTTATGGCATCATGTATGTGGTATGGATGATGGGGGATGTACATGCATGATCCATCATTTATATTGTTTTGAGATGCATTTTCTGTTTCTATTTTCTGTTAGGAGGTGGATTTGGAAACTTATTTATTAGTTAATTATGAAATTAATGAGAAAAATTATGTGATTTTCTGTTTTTGACCTAGGTTAAGGTTGTGTTCTGATTCCATCATATCAGACTAGCGGGTTATCTTTATAAGTTCGAAAAATAAATTATAAAAGATTGACGATATTAAAAACACTATGAAGTATTATTCGTACAACGATTCAAAGAGAATACTAACTAAGAGCATAATAAAGATGATTCAAAAAAGATACTAGCTAGTAAAGAAATATAACTATAAACACATGAGTTAGATATTTATGAATAAATTATTATTTAAAATCTAAAGAAAGTTAATATAAAGCATCCATGTGTAAGCTTTTGCTACCACTAGTTCATGTTAAGGCATACGAGTATTGGCCGTTGGGTGGTCTGATTTACGATCTTATCTTATCTTATCTTTGCATGATATCGAGCATATATTTTATTCGATCAAATCGATCTTACGTTTTTCATAAAAACATGAAAACAATTCATCATTTTCGTATAAAAATATATATTTCACTACATAAGTTCCTTTTTTTTCTTCTTCCTTTGTAGTCCCAAACACATTATAATTTTTTGTAAAAAAAAATTTTGATAAACATAAATTTTTAGCAAATTGCATAGTCATCACTCATCACCATGCAATGTCTACATGCATGGTTTTTTGTTTTTTTTTTGTGAGAAAGTCTACATGCATGGTTGTTTTTGACAAAACGTAGAACTAACGCGTGCAGTAACGCAAGCTGGTTGAGGTTCATTGAACCTGGACGCGTTGTCAAGAGCTGCAGTTGGTTGGTACCACAATTAGGTCATTCAAGTCATCAAGACAAATAACCATTAACCAATTCGGGTCCAATGAACCTGGACACAATTCGGGCATGAAACACCCTTTTGATTTGTTGCCAAGTGTAAATTTCAAAGCGCGGTGACCGAGGTCCATGCTTTCATTATCTAGCTGCATTCCAGGCTTCCAGCTATGGGAACTTGGTCCTAGTTGGGTGGCCAAATATTCCGACTTTGATTCCGAGTCCAATTTCCAACTTGCTAGTTACTTTCGTCTGAGGATTTCTGGGAATTGGAAAAGCAGAGAGATGTCGGATATGGGAATGAGATCTTAGTTCAATGAAGCCATGAAGGTGGGAAGCGTCGTTATCATCTGCAATTTGAGATCACTGGAATCACTCCCTTTCCAAGCCTCATCCAAATCTCTAGTATAAGCTATGGAGGGTTGAGGGGATAAGAAGATAGAGGGAATGATGTGTTCATGTGTTGAGCCAACAACAAGCTCTTGGATTCTTGTAGGAGGATATATGGCAAACTTTCAAGGATTGCAAATCCGGTGGAGGATAACGTACGATGTGGATACAAAGTTCGCGGGGAAGATACAAAAGCGGTGCTCGAGTTTGTCGGTTTTTCTAGAACAGAGTTTTTCATCATATTATTTATTTAGTAAATATTTTAATGATTGTATTTGTCTGTTTATTTAATTATCGATGTATTATATGATGAAAAAGACTGCATCATATACATGCAAGATGCATTAAAACATGTCACGTTTGAACTAAAGCGTTTATCTGACGACATATACATAAACATGTCAATGAATAGACTTTACGCACATGAATGCATTTTCTACATACACTTCATCTTATTCAATGAAGACTGTGTCGCTTTGATAATTGTTTGCACCATATCTTGTAGATCTTCTCATATTTTCAATGAGGAAAGTGAGGTGACATATGCACTTATTAATATTGGTTTGTCATCGTTAAGTTTTGTTTGGTGGAATGAAGCTCCTCCTTTTCTTCTAAATCTTTGACAACGGAACTCGGTCAGTCTTTTTATTTTGTTTCCGACTAAAACTGGTCAGTCTTTTAAAGCTCAGATTTAGTTGAGTTGCATCAATCATCATGCATGCAACATACATCCATATGCAGCAATCATACTATCATGTATGATCTCGCACCGACTTTTATTTCTGTTTGATTATTCATACACGCCGTATCATACTATCATGTATAAGACTAAGCTGTGTGTGATTATTTAAATGCTGCAGCCCGACTATTTTAGGCAGCACGTCAAGTAGCTCCTTTATTCATCAAGTCTTGGCCAAAGTTTGATAAAGTGGTTTGCCGACTTTGTAGACAATAATATATACGCCACTAGCCTGCGCATATACGGTTTTACGCGTTTTAAGTTTTCATCTTTTTATAATACACTTATACACAAGGGCTGAAGGGCACATTTAGAGATGGTCGAGAACGACGAGAAGGCTAGAGTCAAGCGACTCTTATGATTTTAGTTTTATAAAGTGTCAATGTGTTTCTAGTTTGCCTTTAGGGGCAACTTTGACGATGAACAATTATTTTGGGGGTGTGAAACTCGTTTTGATATTTGCTTGTAGCTTAATTTACTCGTAGATGACAAACATCTAGATTATAGAGAATATATTTTGGCCAGGTGTTGAGTGATTTAGACATGAGTTTCTATCTCATAGATGTAATCATGTCACAACGTGTGAAACGTTTGTGGTGGTCCAAAAATATATTTATGTGCCGCTTTTTTTTATTAAGAGTGAGTACTAGATCAGCTTAATTACGTTAACAAGTTAATAACACACAAATCCAATTAATATTCAGATCTAGGTTCATAATAGTATCACATCAAAGCCATACAACTTCCTTGTTGCAACCCACGAACCCAAATGTGCTTTAAACTAGTTGACCATAATCTTGTGTAAGTTAAGACTCAAACTATAATCATGAAACAAAAAATTCATATTAATCAGCTCGACAAATTTCATTTTTCGAACGTGCGGTTATGATGACAACACATTGTACATCTTCTCAANNNNNNNNNNNNNNNNNNNNNNNNNNNNNNNNNNNNNNNNNNNNNNNNNNNNNNNNNNNNNNNNNNNNNNNNNNNNNNNNNNNNNNNNNNNNNNNNNNNNNNNNNNNNNNNNNNNNNNNNNNNNNNNNNNNNNNNNNNNNNNNNNNNNNNNNNNNNNNNNNNNNNNNNNNNNNNNNNNNNNNNNNNNNNNNNNNNNNNNNNNNNNNNNNNNNNNNNNNNNNNNNNNNNNNNNNNNNNNNNNNNNNNNNNNNNNNNNNNNNNNNNNNNNNNNNNNNNNNNNNNNNNNNNNNNNNNNNNNNNNNNNNNNNNNNNNNNNNNNNNNNNNNNNNNNNNNNNNNNNNNNNNNNNNNNNNNNNNNNNNNNNNNNNNNNNNNNNNNNNNNNNNNNNNNNNNNNNNNNNNNNNNNNNNNNNNNNNNNNNNNNNNNNNNNNNNNNNNNNNNNNNNNNNNNNNNNNNNNNNNNNNNNNNNNNNNNNNNNNNNNNNNNNNNNNNNNNNNNNNNNNNNNNNNNNNNNNNNNNNNNNNNNNNNNNNNNNNNNNNNNNNNNNNNNNNNNNNNNNNNNNNNNNNNNNNNNNNNNNNNNNNNNNNNNNNNNNNNNNNNNNNNNNNNNNNNNNNNNNNNNNNNNNNNNNNNNNNNNNNNNNNNNNNNNNNNNNNNNNNNNNNNNNNNNNNNNNNNNNNNNNNNNNNNNNNNNNNNNNNNNNNNNNNNNNNNNNNNNNNNNNNNNNNNNNNNNNNNNNNNNNNNNNNNNNNNNNNNNNNNNNNNNNNNNNNNNNNNNNNNNNNNNNNNNNNNNNNNNNNNNNNNNNNNNNNNNNNNNNNNNNNNNNNNNNNNNNNNNNNNNNNNNNNNNNNNNNNNNNNNNNNNNNNNNNNNNNNNNNNNNNNNNNNNNNNNNNNNNNNNNNNNNNNNNNNNNNNNNNNNNNNNNNNNNNNNNNNNNNNNNNNNNNNNNNNNNNNNNNNNNNNNNNNNNNNNNNNNNNNNNNNNNNNNNNNNNNNNNNNNNNNNNNNNNNNNNNNNNNNNNNNNNNNNNNNNNNNNNNNNNNNNNNNNNNNNNNNNNNNNNNNNNNNNNNNNNNNNNNNNNNNNNNNNNNNNNNNNNNNNNNNNNNNNNNNNNNNNNNNNNNNNNNNNNNNNNNNNNNNNNNNNNNNNNNNNNNNNNNNNNNNNNNNNNNNNNNNNNNNNNNNNNNNNNAAGGGAAAAATCCTCTTCCAACAAAATACTTAACTAACAGCTGAGCCTGATTGTAAAATCTAGAAATGCTAGCTAGTCCGTCATAATCGTAACCACGCAATAGAATTAGCTAAACTTGAACAAGAGAAGGGAATTTATATTACATTATTACAAACAAACTGATCGAGTGATCGATCATGAACATGAACAATTGAAAGGAACTTTTATTACAAATTAAGTAGACACGAATTCTACTAGTGCCCTAATCAGTTCCTACGTACAAATTAAGCACTTGCACTCTAGAAAATCTCACACACAACGTCCGATGTTTGATTACTACAAAGCAGGTACACAAACTACTAGAAATTAACAAAATATGTCACACACAATATGGGACATTTCAGTTGAGTGATTATTGAATATCTGTTTCCTCATCCCCGCCCTCTGTGCCTGGCCTTGGAGTAGGATTAATGCGGCAACGACGATTTGATGATGTTCCTCTTGAGGTAGAACGTTCCACCTCTACCAGATGGCTGGAACTGTTGTAATTACCCTGTATCTTGTACAAGGAGAATACACTTTTCAAATCCTTAGCAGTTAGAACAAAACCGTCTACTTCTGAGAGACATTTTACATTTTCGGTCAAGATAGGAAGGTCTGCATAAGAGACATCGGACATGTCGGGTGGTGATGCCCAACTCAGAAGTTGTTCAACTCCATATGCATCACCGTTCTCGAGAGAGCCGCTGATTGTTGAGCGGAAAGGTATATTTGCTCTTTCAACTTGATGAGCAGTTGTAGTAGTAGTAGTAGCAGTAGCAGCACTAGTCGGGTAGATCAACATAATACCTTCCATAATAAAGAGCATGCTATCAAGTGGTTCTCCCATTCTAAAAGCAATGGTTTTCGAAGAGTAGGTCACTGGCTTGAGATAGTGGCAGATCAGTCTCAATCCTCTTTCATCCATAATTTCGAGCCTTGGTACCTATACACGTTATATAGTGGCATTTTAAAACTTTATATTGCAGCAATGCAGCACACTAATTGATATATTTTGATCATTAATTATGGAAGCAAAAAATTTATTTGTTAGAATTTAGAAAACCCTAAGTGGCCGGAACCAGTCGAGGAACATACTTTCTTTAGCATACTCATGCAGACAGACGGTTTGAGATCTTTTACGGCATTCCAGGGAATAAGCGTGAACAGGTTATGTAGTTCAGCATTTTGGTCCTCTTTCAAGTTTTTTGTTATCTTTTTCATGATCTGTATCCTCAACTTCTCAGCGTCTTTGCCCAATTTCTCAGGGAGACCATTTTTGTCCATCCATT
The window above is part of the Fragaria vesca subsp. vesca linkage group LG2, FraVesHawaii_1.0, whole genome shotgun sequence genome. Proteins encoded here:
- the LOC101304934 gene encoding cation transport regulator-like protein 2-like: MVFWVFGYGSLVWNPGFEYDEKVIGFIKDYKRVFDLACIDHRGTPEHPARTCTLEHQEGAICWGAAYSVRGGPEKERLAMEYLEKRECEYDAKTLVNFYKEGDFSDEPSLTGVIVFTSTPDKESNKYYLGPAPLEDMARQIATASGPCGNNREYLFLLEKAMFDIGHEEDYIIELANEVRNVLGIVGKGIPKDKKLTGPTHIPLKSHIPVIHLHPLPEAIAMDS
- the LOC101312311 gene encoding protein AIG2-like; this translates as MSSVAMANSPSVGHNVFVYGSLMAEDVCRVLLNRVPQSATATLNGYHRYSIKGRVYPAILPVENKKVTGKVLLGITDPELHILDEFEDVEYQRSTVEVSLMDSSENLRVHTYVWCDKNDPNLYGEWDFEVWKQTHMEDFMKMTSGFMEELEQPESKPRVATYESFYQNDG
- the LOC101303478 gene encoding proteasome subunit beta type-6-like translates to MSHSSMDDMNLNAPHSMGTTIIGVTYDGGVVLGADSRTSTGVYVANRCSDKITQLTDNVYVCRSGSAADSQVVSDYVRHFLHQHTIQLGQPATVKVAANLIRLLSYGNKNMLQTGLIVGGWDKYEGGKIYGVPLGGTVVEAPFAIGGSGSSYLYGFFDQAWKEGMTKEEAEALVVKAVSLAIARDGASGGVVRTVVINSEGVKRNFYPGDTLPLWHEELEPQNSLLDILAAGDGPAPMTE